A single genomic interval of Spirosoma taeanense harbors:
- a CDS encoding TolB family protein — protein MFTKLLYTGLITIGMASLCVSASAQGQGSVGQFDGQTDVGKVKRPGSASYDPARQEYVIEGSGTNIWFDHDEFHFVWKRMKGDFILRTNGELLGKGVDPHRKLGWMVRSSLDSNASHINAVVHGDGLTSLQFRRTKGAMTEEKKSALTGADVVQLARKGNTYTMSVAHNGELFVTEQVTDLALGDEVYVGLFVCSHNPNVSEKARFHNVRIVVPARDNFVPYREYIGSNLEVMDVATGHRKILYQSPESLQAPNWLPNNKALIYNSNGRLYRFDLAKKTPTEINTDFATSNNNDHVLSFDGRMIGISNHSKEDGGKSIVYTLPVGGGKPKRITAVGHSYLHGWSPDGKSLIYTGERNGEFDIYKIGANGGSETRLTEAKALDDGSEYSPDGKYIYFNSTRSGTMQIWRMKADGSDEEQVTNDEFNNWFPHVSPDGKWIVILSFGNDVSPNDHPFYKHVYLRLMPVTGGTPKVIAYVYGGQGTINTPSWSPDSKQIAFISNTDSIEKATVK, from the coding sequence ATGTTCACCAAACTTCTATATACTGGCTTAATCACCATAGGGATGGCCAGTCTTTGCGTATCCGCTTCTGCCCAGGGGCAGGGTTCAGTAGGTCAGTTCGATGGCCAGACTGATGTGGGTAAGGTAAAACGGCCCGGATCGGCCAGCTACGACCCCGCCAGACAGGAGTACGTCATCGAAGGCTCCGGCACCAACATCTGGTTCGACCACGACGAGTTTCACTTTGTCTGGAAACGGATGAAGGGCGACTTCATTCTCCGAACAAACGGCGAACTGCTGGGAAAAGGCGTTGACCCACACCGTAAACTAGGCTGGATGGTTCGGTCGAGTCTGGATTCCAATGCGAGCCACATCAACGCGGTTGTCCACGGCGACGGTCTGACATCGCTGCAGTTCCGGCGCACCAAAGGCGCAATGACCGAAGAGAAGAAGTCGGCGCTAACCGGGGCCGATGTGGTTCAGCTAGCCCGCAAAGGCAACACCTACACGATGTCGGTGGCCCACAATGGCGAGCTGTTCGTAACGGAGCAGGTCACCGACCTGGCGCTGGGTGATGAGGTATACGTGGGGCTGTTTGTGTGTTCGCATAACCCGAACGTATCTGAGAAAGCCCGCTTCCATAACGTCCGGATTGTTGTACCTGCCCGCGACAACTTCGTGCCTTACCGGGAGTACATCGGCAGTAATCTGGAAGTGATGGACGTGGCCACCGGCCACCGTAAAATTCTGTATCAGTCGCCGGAGTCGCTGCAGGCGCCCAACTGGCTGCCTAACAACAAAGCCCTGATCTACAACAGCAATGGTCGCCTGTATCGCTTTGATCTGGCGAAGAAAACGCCGACCGAAATCAACACCGATTTTGCCACCAGCAATAATAATGACCATGTGCTGTCCTTCGACGGCAGGATGATCGGCATCAGCAACCACAGCAAGGAAGACGGTGGTAAATCTATTGTCTATACGCTGCCCGTGGGTGGCGGCAAGCCTAAACGCATCACGGCGGTGGGCCACTCGTATCTGCATGGCTGGTCACCCGATGGTAAATCACTTATCTACACGGGTGAACGAAACGGAGAGTTCGACATTTATAAAATTGGCGCGAACGGCGGTTCCGAAACCCGCCTGACCGAAGCTAAAGCGCTGGACGATGGTTCCGAGTACTCGCCCGACGGTAAATACATCTATTTCAACTCGACCCGCAGTGGTACCATGCAGATCTGGAGGATGAAGGCCGATGGCAGCGACGAAGAACAGGTGACCAATGATGAGTTCAACAACTGGTTCCCGCACGTATCGCCCGATGGCAAGTGGATCGTGATCCTGTCGTTTGGCAATGATGTATCGCCCAACGATCACCCTTTCTACAAGCATGTGTACCTGCGGCTGATGCCTGTAACGGGTGGTACGCCCAAGGTGATTGCTTACGTGTATGGCGGTCAGGGCACGATCAATACCCCGTCGTGGTCGCCCGACAGCAAGCAAATCGCTTTTATCAGCAATACTGATTCCATCGAGAAAGCCACGGTTAAATAA